In Kiritimatiellia bacterium, the genomic stretch GAAGGCGGTCAAGGACCTGCGCCAGCAGGTGATGGAGATTTCTCTGCTGGTCGCCGAAAAGGCCATTGGCGGCACAATCAACAGGGATTTGCAGCGCCGTCTCGTTGATCAACTTTTCACGCAGGTGGAGGCTAAGAATTAAAATGCTGGACGCCGGATTAGCCAGAAGATACGCGCGGGCGCTCCTCAATTCAGTAACCAAGGGGGAGGACGTGGAAAAAACCGCTTCCGATTTGCACCTGGTTGTGCAAACCTGCGCCGCGAGCGGCGAATTGCGCGCCTGCCTCAATTCGCCGGTTGTCCCGCTGCCGGCGAAGCAAAAAATAATCAAAGAGATTTTTGCCGGCAAAATCGCGGAATTGACCGGGGATTTCCTGGGCCTCCTGCTTGAAAAACAAAGGTTCAATCTGCTTCCCGGCGTCAGCGGCGCGCTGGAATCGCTGATTGACGAAATGCGCGGCCGCACGCGGGTGGACATCGTCAGCGCCCTGCCGGTTGACAACGGGGACCGCGCGTATCTGCTCGCGCGCCTTGAAAAATGGCTCAGGCAGAGCGTGCTGTTGGAAGTGAAAACCGACCCGGCGCTCTTGAGCGGCATCCAGGTCCGCGTCGGCGACCGGGTTTATGATGGCAGCGGCCAGGGCCGCCTGGCCCAGATTCGCGCTACCCTGCAGGCTTCATGAAATGTCGGATAAACCTTAAAAATTCCTATGAGTGACCAGATTAAAATACGTCCCGAAGAAGTTACCGCGATTTTAAAGACGCAACTGGAGAATTACCGCGCGCAGGCGCATGAAACCGATGTCGGCACCGTTCTGCAGGTCGGCGACGGTATCGCCCGGGTCTACGGCCTCTCGCGCGTGATGGCCAGCGAGCTGATCTCCTTCCCGCACTCCGTTTACGGCCTGGCCATGAACTTGGAACGCGATAACGTCGGTTGCATTGTGCTCGGCGACGACACCCGAATTGAGGAGGGCGACGAGGTCCGTTGCACCGGCCGCATTATTGAGGTCCCCGTCGGGAAGGCATTGCTCGGCCGGGTGGTGAATGCCCTGGGTCAGCCGGTGGATGGCAAGGGCGTGGTGCCGACCAGTAAAACGCGCCCGATAGAACGCCGCGCGCCGACGGTTACGGAGCGCCGGCCGGTTTACCAGCCGCTGCAAACCGGACTGAAGGCCGTGGATTCAATGGTCCCGATCGGCCGCG encodes the following:
- the atpH gene encoding ATP synthase F1 subunit delta; this encodes MLDAGLARRYARALLNSVTKGEDVEKTASDLHLVVQTCAASGELRACLNSPVVPLPAKQKIIKEIFAGKIAELTGDFLGLLLEKQRFNLLPGVSGALESLIDEMRGRTRVDIVSALPVDNGDRAYLLARLEKWLRQSVLLEVKTDPALLSGIQVRVGDRVYDGSGQGRLAQIRATLQAS